The sequence below is a genomic window from Acidobacteriota bacterium.
CCGTTCTTCCCAGAACCTGACCAGCTGAGCCGTCACCTGCTCGCCGCCCAGGATGAGCACTCCGCAGTCCCACCGGGGTCGGCGCGACCCGACTTCTTCAGCCATCAGCCTCAAGTGGGAGGGCGTCAGCTTAAGAAGAGAAACCGGCTGGTTCCCTTGGTCGAGCAGGCGGATGACTTCCTGAAAACCTTCGCTTTCAGGCACCATCACGACCTGCATCCCGCACAGCAAGGGACAAAAGAGCGAGGTCAAAGTCAGGTCGAAGCCGATGGAACTGTGCAACGGAGCGACACCCCGGGGGTCAAACCGATAGTAATCGAGAGCCCAGCGCACATAACTGTAGAAGGCCTCCCGGCTGACCGCCACGCCCTTGGGCTTGCCGGTGGAACCCGACGTGTAGATCAGGTAGGCCAAGGCCGAGGGCTCGATCCGGCGGGAGCGGGCCGGCGGACTCGGGGAGGGTATCTGGCCCGGCTGTATGCGCAGGACCTCGGCTCCGCAGGAATCGAAGATTCCGGCTTGGCGGGGATGGGCCATCATGACCCTGGCGCCAGACTGCCGCACCAGCGCCTTGGCCCGTTCTTCGGGGAACTCCGCATCGAGGGGCAGGAATGCCGCTCCGCACTTCATCACCGCCAGCAGAGCCGCCGCCAGTTCGATGGAGCGTTCCATCGACACCGCCACGATCGTTTCCGCCCCGCAGCCATGTTGACGCAATAGTCCCGCATAAGCTTCGGCCAGTTGGTTGAGCCGACGATAGCTGAAGGCGTGGTCGCCCACGCTCACGGCACAGCGATCGGGCCACTGAGCGACGGCGCTTTCG
It includes:
- a CDS encoding AMP-binding protein yields the protein MSTKSSRVEAAPFAGGAPAGASGLVAEIDDRPVFSSYIDHFESAVAQWPDRCAVSVGDHAFSYRRLNQLAEAYAGLLRQHGCGAETIVAVSMERSIELAAALLAVMKCGAAFLPLDAEFPEERAKALVRQSGARVMMAHPRQAGIFDSCGAEVLRIQPGQIPSPSPPARSRRIEPSALAYLIYTSGSTGKPKGVAVSREAFYSYVRWALDYYRFDPRGVAPLHSSIGFDLTLTSLFCPLLCGMQVVMVPESEGFQEVIRLLDQGNQPVSLLKLTPSHLRLMAEEVGSRRPRWDCGVLILGGEQVTAQLVRFWEER